The Candidatus Manganitrophaceae bacterium genomic sequence TCCCCCCCGAATGACCAAAACCCCGCTGATCATAGGCATAACTTCCAAATCCTGCTGACGCCAGATCATTTTGGAGACAAAGGTACCTCCCCTTGTGTTCGCTGATGCCGTGTACGATTATTAGAAGTGCCTTAGGATCCTCTGGGAGAACGGACTGGAAAGCAAGTGGGATATCGCCACTTTGAATCGATCCACGCTCCAGATGAAAAGAAAGGGGGGAATCGCTCATCATCAAATACAGGTCAAGGCGGGAGTGTGCAGAGGGTTTCCGTAGAGAGTCCCGGCGGAGGCTTCCATGATTTCAACCATAACCAGCGATCCCCTGTGAAGGGAGGTATTGGGAAAAATTACTGTCTGATTTCCATCGCTCTTGCCCATTTGATGATCGGGGCGTTTGTCCGCTGATCCTTCAATGAGTACCTCAATGTTCTGTCCGATACGTTTCTGGTTTTTTTCCAAAGAAATCCGGCGTTGTATATCGAAGAGCCGGATGATCCGATCCTTCTTTTCATCGGCCGAGACATTATCCGAAAACTCTCTTGAGGCAATGGTCCCTTTGCGCTCGGAATATTTAAAGATGTAGGCACTGTCAAAACCGACTGCTTCCATCACCTCGGCCGTCTCCCTGGATTCTTTTTCGGTTTCGCTTGGAAAACCGACAATAATATCCGTCGTCAGGACAACCCCGGGAATCATTTTCCGGATCATATTGACCAGCGTCATATATTCTTTCATCTGATAAGTTCGGTTCATCATCTCTAGTATACGGTCACTCCCCGCTTGAAGCGGAAGGTGGATATGCTTGCAGATATTCGGATGCGATGAGATGGCCTCCAAAAGAGCCTGCGGGAAGTCCTTTGGATGGGGTGAGGTAAAGCGGACGCGTTGGATTCCGGGAACGTCTGCAACCTTTAAGATCAGGTCGGAAAAGGCTCCACCCTTGCTTCGATATGAATTTACATTCTGACCGAGGAGGGTGACCTGGCGATATCCCTGTGCGGCAAGGGCCTTCACCTCTTCCAAAACATCATCTATTTCCCGGCTTCTTTCCCGGCCTCTTGTGTAGGGGACAACACAGAAGGAACAGAAGTTGTCGCAGCCACGCATAATTGCGATCCAGGCATTGACCCCCTCCACACGCGCGGGGGCGATACCACGATATGTTTCATATTCAGAAAGATTGGCATCAATCTCTTTGCTCCCCTGTTTCTTCACTCGCGTGATCAGCTTTGGAAGGGCTCGGTAGTTATCTGGCCCGACAATCAGATTCAAAACCGGATGTTTAAAGAGCTCTTGTTTTAAATTTTGCGCCATACACCCAAGGAGACCCACCACAAGATCCCGACCCTGCCCTCTCAAGCGTTTCTTCAAAGGGCGAAGCAGGTCAAGACGGCCGTATATCTTACGGTGCGCATTCTCACGAATCGCACAGGTATTGATCAAGACCGCTTCGGCCTCATCGAGTCTGGGAGTCAATTCATTTCCGGCCGTTGTGAGGATAGATCGAACCAGTTCCGAGTCGTATTCATTCATCTGACATCCATAGGTTTCCAGGTAAACCTTCATCCTGTAATCTCCCCAATGGCCAGCCCGTTTTCTATCCGCTGGATACGGACCCACATGAGGTGACCTGAGAGATCCTGCTCACTGGAAACACCGACACGGATATAATTCCCTGTCAAACCACAAAAGAGGCCGTCTTTATTCCTCGTTTCAAACAAAACCTCGACCCTTTGCCCCATAAAGGCGTGATAATAATTTCTGCGGATTTGCCTGGAATAATCACACAAGACCCGAGACCGCTCTTTAACCGTGGATGGAGGAACAGGTGTGAGGGACATTCTATTGAGCCGCGTCCCCTTTCGTCTCGAAAATGGAAAGACATGAAGATAGGAAAAAGGGAGCGACTCGATTAAGGAGACGGTTTCCTGAAACTCCGTCTCTCCTTCACCTGGAAAGCCGACCATCACATCGGTACCCAGGCAAAGATGCGGAATCATCGCGGTGACCGTCTTTACAAAGTCAACGTACTCTTTTTGTGTATATCTTCTTCCCATAAGTGAAAGGATGCGATCACTGCCGCTTTGAAGAGGCAAATGAAGGTAAGGACAGAGTTTTTTTGAATTTAAAAACTGGTCCAGGAGCCTTGATGTAATCGTGGTCGGCTCAATAGATGAGATTCGAATCCGGCGAAGCCCCTCAATCCCTTCCAAGGCATCAATCAGGTCTGAAAGCCCGCCTTCCTCTGTGGCATATTCTCCCAGGTTGACCCCGGTGAGGACAATTTCACGATGACCCCGGGCCACCCAGGCCGATACCTCCAGAAGGATATCATCCATACGCCGGCTTCTTGAGCGACCCCGTGAATAAGGAATAATACAGAAAGTACAAAAGAAATCACAGCCATCCTGAATCTTGATGTTGGGACGGGTTGTATGATCGAAAACGGCGAAGCGTTCGGTTTCAATCGTAAAATCTCCCCGACGGATCTTTGGCGTGTGGAAGACCAGAGGGCGCGACTGTTTTAAGAGCACCTCGCCTCCCTGCATCCCGCTTGCGTCTCCCTTATCGCGGCGAACCTGAATAAGGCTTTGAACAAGAGACGCGAGTTCCATCTTTTGGTCCGTTCCGGCGATAAGATCAATTCCTCGGATCTCCTTTAGGGAATCAACGCTGGTTTGAGCGTAACAGCCTGTTACGGCAATAAAGGTGTCAGGTTTTTTTTTCAATATTCGACGTACCAGAGCACGACATTTCGCCTCAGCCTGCTCAGTGACGGCACATGAATTAATAATAGACAAATCTGCCGGTTGACCATCACTCACGACCTGAAATCCTGCATGGTGAAATGTGCCCCCGATAGAGACACTTTCAGAATGATTGAGTCGACAACCGAGCGCATGGAGAGAAACCCTGAGTTCAGGACGAGACGCGATTGTCGGATTTGGATCGATTTGGATCAGCACCTTAACCTTTTGCCCACGGACTTTTCATCAGGAGTCTCTCGATGGTTTTACCCTTGACGAGGTGTTCCTCGATCACCTCTAAGGCGTCTTCTTTAGTTTTCACGGTATACCAGATTCCTTCCGGGTAGATCACAACAGAAGGTCCGAACGCGCAGGCATCAAGACATCCGGCCCGGTTCGCACGGATTTTTCCCTTCAGACCTCGCTTTTTGAGCTCTACCTTGAAGGTGCTTAGAATTTCTTCGGAGCCTCTTGAAAGGCAGCACCCTCGAGGGTCATTTTCGGCCCGTTTATTCATACAGATAAAGAGATGGTATTGATATTTTTGCATCGCCAAGGTCTTGTGGTCCTTAAGACTCCACCGGAAGACCGGAGCGTTTCCAGCCTTCGAATCCCCCCTCCATGGAGGAAACATCCTCATATCCCATCTTTTTCAAGGATTGCGCGGCCACCGCACTTCTTCCGCCACCGGCACAATAGAGAATAATCGGTTTACGCGGATCCCTAAAATTCTGCTGCGCGGTCATTTCCAGGACACCGCGCGGAATAAAAACACTCTTCTCGATACGTCCCTTTTGTGCCTCTTCCTGCTCACGGACATCAATCAGGATGAATTCGTCCCCTCGATCAAGCTTCTCTTTCACATCACCCACCTGAAGAAGTCCAATCTCCTGCTTTGCTTCAACAACCAAGTCTTTCCAAGTTTTCATGGTTTTCCTCCTACAAGTTTTGGTGATTCCGCTTCCTCAGTACATTCTCCCATGAGATGGGCCATCATCGGCCGCCCAAAAAGATTAAAACCCCGTGCGGCCTCCGGAGGATGTCCAGCGACGCAGACAATTGGTACGACTCCCGAAACGCCGAGAACGATTGGCTTGCCCGAACGCATCGGTATTCCATTGACCAGCGTACCCGGTGGCTCAAGCGCATTTAAGAGATCGGCTGTAAAATCTCTTCCATCCACTGCAGTGCCCCCGGATATCACAACCATATCAACCTCTTTAAAAGCCTCCTTGACCTTTTCTCTAAACAGATCAAAATCATCTTTTATAATGCCTTTAAAAACCGGCACCCCGCCAGCATCCCGAATCAAGGCAGAAAGCCCATATGAATTACAATCCCAGATGGCTCCCTTTCTGAACGGGGCAGTGGGTGGAATGACCTCATTCCCGGAAGAGAAGATCGCGACTCGCGGCGCATTGGCAACCTTGACTTCCAATACCCCTTGACTGGCCAGAAGAAAAATATCTTCTCCCAGAATTCGCGTCCCTTTGGAAAAAAGGGCGTCCCCTTTTTTCCTCTCGCTTCCCTCAGCCTCTATGTTCTCTCCCTTTGTCGTAGGCTTGTCTATGACAATCTGATCTCCCCGCCCCTGAACATCCCATTTCTTGATGACCGAATACTCTCCAGACGGGATATAACTACCCGTGGTGACACTGAAGGCCTTTCCGGGGCCAAGGCCCACCGCCTCTCCACTGCCAACCGGGATATCTCCAGCAATACCGAGAGAGACTGGCTTTTCTTTTGAAGCATCCGATATATCCAAAGGAGAGACCAGGTAACCCTCCATAATTGATCTGGCATAAGGCGGGTCATCCATTTCTGCAACAATATCCTCTGCCAAAATGCGACCGCTTGCCGACAAAATGGAGATTTTTTCAATTCCGAGTGGTCCCTTCCCCGCCTTGGAAAGAAAAACCTGCCATGCGTCCTCAATCGGATCCCCATTTGGTTTCATACTATCCCCTTTATCCTCTCAATAGCGTTTCATTACTTGGATGGATTAATATCATGAAAGGTCGCTTGATTCAAGATCTCCTATAAAAAGATTTGGTTTTTGAACGGAACTTCTCTATATTAGAGATGAAGAAACACAATCCAATCGGCACGGTCCTTCCCGAAAACTGCGAATGGATAAAGAATTAAAGTCTAAGGGACCCCTGGATTTATGGTTTGGGGTCCGGACATAAGGATTAAGATAAAGCATGGGTGATCCTCTTTTTATTATGTTTGGTTTTGTCATTCTCGGCGTTTGGATCGTTATGTTTGCGCTACCCATCATTCGGCGGCCTCCCCCTGGTTGCATCCCAAAGGTATGTCCTTCGTGCAAAACTGAAAATTTTTCAGAAGCCGATAATTGCAAAGACTGCGGAAAACCACTTCCCTAACCAATATATATGCGAAGTACAAGTACGATTCAGCGAGAACCAGGACATCCTTGAGCATGAACAGCAAAAATGCCGCAGCCATTATTATCGGAAACGAGCTCCTTTCCGGAAAGATTGCCGATCTGAATGCCGTTTATCTAGCCCATGAGCTGCGCTCTTTAGGGGTTGACCTGCAACGCATTGTCATCATCCCCGATGATGTGAAACACATATCAGAAGAAACTGTTTACTGCCGAGGGAAGTATGATCTCATCTTTACAAGTGGCGGTGTCGGCCCAACCCACGATGATGTCACCATGGCCGGGATTGCGGAGGCCGTCGGACAGCCACTTATCCAGCATCCAGAGTTGACGCGCCTGTTGAAGGAGATTTATCGCGGCGTTGTGACGCCCACGCAGATGGCCCTGGCCCTGGTGCCCGAAGGAATAGAACTCCTTTACGCGGAAGGGCTTCGCATTCCGGTACTTCATTTTGATGAAATTTATATTCTCCCCGGAATCCCTGAACTTTTTGTGAAAAAGTTTGAGGCGATTAAAGAGCGTTTCAGAGAACCGCCCTATTATCTCAAAAAGATATATTTTTCCGATGACGAGATCACGGTTGCTGAAGACTTAAAAATGACGCTTAAACGTTTCCCGAATATCCTGCTCGGGTCCTATCCGATTTCACATCAGCCGGATTACAAAATGATCATCACAATCGAATCAAAAGATAAAATCTATCTCGAAGAAGCGGTCAAATCTCTGACCAATCTGTTGCCAGGAAAAAAGATCATAAGAGTCGAGCAGTACTGAAAGCCTCCTACCGCTTGCGGTAGGAGGCTTTCAGTATGTTATTACCCCTTTGGAAACTTACAGCTATTTTGAAGCTGAACGATTATGGTAGTGGATCTACCACCGCGTCTCGAAATATTGTTTTGAGGCCGACCGTCTCCCCCACGATGAAGCTTACACCGGTCTCACTGTTTATGCCATTATAAAGGTAGACCAAGCTAACATCTATTGTGCTCACTTCCGCTACGTTAATTTCGCCTCGGCTTCGGAAGTCAAAAACCGCGCCTGGAGGTGCTCCAGCACCCACACCAAGGACGAGATCAGCCCCAGGAGGATCTAGGAGGGCAGTAAAGGTATCTCCGATTTGGAAGCTATCTGCGTCAAAGAACTGAACCTGCAGGGCCACCTCGGTCCGGAGGCACTCTCCTATCGTAGCAGGTAGAGGGCAAGGGCCTTTCTGTCCAGTGACGTTCACCTGACTGACATGGCCGCGGAAGCGGATCCGGTTTGATACGTCCTCTAATTGCCAACGCTCGGTCCCCACGATGATACCCTTCGAGGTGTCAATCAAGTCCGTAATGATTTCCTGCACAAAAAGAACGTGTTCACCGATCGAATGGCCGATGGTGTCAACAGTCTTGCCTATACCTTGCGCAACAAAAATATCCAGGGAGATATCCATTTCAGCCAGCCCGAATATATGAGCCCCGAACCGGGGGTCCTGGTTCATGATTATTAGTAACTCGCCGATCACGAAGGAGGCAGGCGTTACAGCATCTCCTGCATCGATACTTATGATCTTTCCGCTCGCAACATTCTCAGAAAGCTCAAGGACAGCCTCGATGTCTGGAATATAATATTCACCACCACCTGGACCCACATAAATATGTCCGGCCGATTTCAGCGTCGCGCCCGCAGTCACCGGATAGACGTCCCCACCGGTCCGACCTATACCGGCACGGTCGAGAAAATCTGCCGGCAAGACGTCGTGCTTGGCAGCGG encodes the following:
- a CDS encoding (2Fe-2S) ferredoxin domain-containing protein, giving the protein MQKYQYHLFICMNKRAENDPRGCCLSRGSEEILSTFKVELKKRGLKGKIRANRAGCLDACAFGPSVVIYPEGIWYTVKTKEDALEVIEEHLVKGKTIERLLMKSPWAKG
- a CDS encoding sulfurtransferase, whose product is MKTWKDLVVEAKQEIGLLQVGDVKEKLDRGDEFILIDVREQEEAQKGRIEKSVFIPRGVLEMTAQQNFRDPRKPIILYCAGGGRSAVAAQSLKKMGYEDVSSMEGGFEGWKRSGLPVES
- a CDS encoding competence/damage-inducible protein A — translated: MNSKNAAAIIIGNELLSGKIADLNAVYLAHELRSLGVDLQRIVIIPDDVKHISEETVYCRGKYDLIFTSGGVGPTHDDVTMAGIAEAVGQPLIQHPELTRLLKEIYRGVVTPTQMALALVPEGIELLYAEGLRIPVLHFDEIYILPGIPELFVKKFEAIKERFREPPYYLKKIYFSDDEITVAEDLKMTLKRFPNILLGSYPISHQPDYKMIITIESKDKIYLEEAVKSLTNLLPGKKIIRVEQY
- a CDS encoding molybdopterin molybdotransferase MoeA — protein: MKPNGDPIEDAWQVFLSKAGKGPLGIEKISILSASGRILAEDIVAEMDDPPYARSIMEGYLVSPLDISDASKEKPVSLGIAGDIPVGSGEAVGLGPGKAFSVTTGSYIPSGEYSVIKKWDVQGRGDQIVIDKPTTKGENIEAEGSERKKGDALFSKGTRILGEDIFLLASQGVLEVKVANAPRVAIFSSGNEVIPPTAPFRKGAIWDCNSYGLSALIRDAGGVPVFKGIIKDDFDLFREKVKEAFKEVDMVVISGGTAVDGRDFTADLLNALEPPGTLVNGIPMRSGKPIVLGVSGVVPIVCVAGHPPEAARGFNLFGRPMMAHLMGECTEEAESPKLVGGKP
- the mtaB gene encoding tRNA (N(6)-L-threonylcarbamoyladenosine(37)-C(2))-methylthiotransferase MtaB, with the translated sequence MLIQIDPNPTIASRPELRVSLHALGCRLNHSESVSIGGTFHHAGFQVVSDGQPADLSIINSCAVTEQAEAKCRALVRRILKKKPDTFIAVTGCYAQTSVDSLKEIRGIDLIAGTDQKMELASLVQSLIQVRRDKGDASGMQGGEVLLKQSRPLVFHTPKIRRGDFTIETERFAVFDHTTRPNIKIQDGCDFFCTFCIIPYSRGRSRSRRMDDILLEVSAWVARGHREIVLTGVNLGEYATEEGGLSDLIDALEGIEGLRRIRISSIEPTTITSRLLDQFLNSKKLCPYLHLPLQSGSDRILSLMGRRYTQKEYVDFVKTVTAMIPHLCLGTDVMVGFPGEGETEFQETVSLIESLPFSYLHVFPFSRRKGTRLNRMSLTPVPPSTVKERSRVLCDYSRQIRRNYYHAFMGQRVEVLFETRNKDGLFCGLTGNYIRVGVSSEQDLSGHLMWVRIQRIENGLAIGEITG
- the miaB gene encoding tRNA (N6-isopentenyl adenosine(37)-C2)-methylthiotransferase MiaB; amino-acid sequence: MKVYLETYGCQMNEYDSELVRSILTTAGNELTPRLDEAEAVLINTCAIRENAHRKIYGRLDLLRPLKKRLRGQGRDLVVGLLGCMAQNLKQELFKHPVLNLIVGPDNYRALPKLITRVKKQGSKEIDANLSEYETYRGIAPARVEGVNAWIAIMRGCDNFCSFCVVPYTRGRERSREIDDVLEEVKALAAQGYRQVTLLGQNVNSYRSKGGAFSDLILKVADVPGIQRVRFTSPHPKDFPQALLEAISSHPNICKHIHLPLQAGSDRILEMMNRTYQMKEYMTLVNMIRKMIPGVVLTTDIIVGFPSETEKESRETAEVMEAVGFDSAYIFKYSERKGTIASREFSDNVSADEKKDRIIRLFDIQRRISLEKNQKRIGQNIEVLIEGSADKRPDHQMGKSDGNQTVIFPNTSLHRGSLVMVEIMEASAGTLYGNPLHTPALTCI